AAATTTGTAGTTGATGACTCACTCTCAGGCTCCACACTCTCATTTAGTAGCTGAGGCTTATGGCCTTATTCTCACTGTATTAACTCACTGATTATTTGCTGTATTTGCAAATGTTTCATCATCATCTAAACACATGTTGTGCCCTGAGGATCTCAGTGTGCATTGGTGATCTCTGTGGCAATGAGTTCTAATGTTCTCATTTGATTATGTTAAAGAAAATGTGTTGCCTTTGTTCCATTCTATATTTGTCTTACATTGCCAGTCCCCAGAACAGCTATCATGACATGATGAAATAAATACTGGAGGAAAAGTTTTTGTTCTCCTTGAAATGACAAATCATCTTCCTCTCAAAGAACATGTCACATCTAAAAGTGTTACATGTTCTGTGACTGAGTTATTTGCAGCTAGAAATGacagctgagaaagaaaagaaaatccaactTTTCAAGGGAACCTGCAAGAGATGGGGATCTTGGAGTATTTTTAGGTGCAGACAGATCACCTCGGAGGTTCATCACCTTCACTTAAGACCTGTGTTTTTAAATTCATAGTATCCTGAGCACTTGGCAGTATGAGAAAGTGACTCTTCAAAGTAGTTTTAATGAGGGTGTTCTAAAGCTGGAGAGGGcgtgtatttttttctctaacagTTTCCCCAGTTACATCTTTTCCTTACTGGCACATTCAAAGCTGTCTCTGACTCTACATGACTGTCCTGATAGACTTaaactaatttcttttgttCATCCTTTCCAGATGTAGCCAATAAATACCACATCAGAGAGGAAGGTATTTTATCTCAGTCCTTCATTTAAACAATGTACAGATGAGTATTTAGCTCTTGTACACACTTTCATGCTCTAAGATAAGAACACACGCAGGTTCCAGTAGTGACACCAGTTACAGAATGGGATTATTGACTAAGCTTTCATTTAAAGATTTTAATATCCAAGAAAATCTAAGCTAGATCCCCTTGAATGTTTGGTATTTTATACAGAATTTATGAGACGCCGGCCCTTAAGATGTGTAGAGCTGGATACACTAAAAAGATAGTGTAGATAATTTGAGTGAAGAAATACATGGGTTAAGCACTTAAGTGAAGTTTTGCCCAAATCTCTCCCAATACCTCAGATATTTTGGTCTTAAGAACAAAGCCAAGAAAAAGCAGGATCCACTAGAAATGCCTAAGCTAACTTGAAAGGACATGTGCCCTAAACATTCACACAAACTTGTGTGGTATTCAGAGGTTTCCTTTGTACTCGACTTGAATGATCTTCAGGAGATCACTGGTGTCTTTCTAAGTCACAGGTAATAAAGCCGTCTGTCATAACGCCTGTCACTGGACCCCCTTGCGGGTGGATTCTGAGTCATAGGAAGCAGAAAAATGTCTCTACACATTTCTCAGCACTGAAACTAGACCCTGGAAAGAGTTGGAGGCGTCTGAGGAGGGACTGCAAACTTTGTTCTCTCATGTGAATTCTCCCAACATCCATGTCTGTGGTGTCAGGTACACACTGAAACTGCCTGTATGTACACACTTCTATAATGCAAATGATGCCTTTGTTATGTCAGAGCTTTATGAGCATTGCTGactgctccaggagagctgcagcctCTATGCTGCTCTCACAGGAGGGAAGGTGACCTGAGATCTGGCtctttcagcagcaggagctgtcacTGGTGAAAACAGCACCTCCACAGGTCAAATCAGCCACCAACCCTGTACTCTAGAGAAGAAGCTCCAACCCTCGTTTCTTAGAGAGAGGCATTAGAATAACCTGATGTGAAAGGTAAGAGTTGTTGGTATAGGCTACTCACAGCACAGTGCCTGTACAGCTCTGTATCCTCTGAAGAAAGGATATCCCACAGCCCCACTGAATCCATCCCTCAGTGAGGTGATTACAAAATGCACAAGCAGCCTCAAATCAACCTAGACCACAAAaaatgcagaggaggagaaataaCGTTGAGATTATTGCCCTTTTTCTAAACTTTGCTGCGCAGTCCAGACATACTTTAAGCATTAGGCAAAACAAATGCTGTTCAAACAGCCCCAGTGGGTTGATGGCACTGTCCTGGAGTAACCACCACAGCTCCCCTTGCATGTAGGAACTAAGACAGTTGAGGCACAGTTTATCAACCAGACAGCACGTAGGACAGAAGGCTGATTTTTCCTCAACTTGACTTTGTGAATAAGGGAAGATTTATACATGTATTTCTCAAGAACAGCAACAAGACTTGCCTGAAGTTCTGCTCTGCATTCTTGGTCAAAAGACAGCTCAAAGAGCTTAACTGAGAATTTCGAGCAAATGTTTCTGTTCCTCTAACAGTGTGCTGTCCTGCCCTGATCCTTTCAGACTGATGTGTCTTAACCTCAGGAATCCCCAAAACATGACCTGTTTTTTAGGACAGCCACATGTGCTCTGagccctccagctctgctcctggctgggtgCAAATGGAGAGAGCTGGAGTTTACCTCCAGCTTGTGGAGCAAAGGGGAGCAAGATGGGATGTCTGGCAGATGGGATGTCTGGCATGGGACTGCCCTGTCCAactgctctctgctttcctctcttccAGGCAGACTTCTTCCCCCATATCAGTCACCAAACCTGCATCCCTTCCACATCCATACATTGCCTATTCATGCAGGATTTACGGTTTGTGCATAACCCCTGAGGTGACTTTTGCACAGCATCCCAGCACACATTCCTCCCCTTTTGGTGCTTGCCTTCAAGCCCCCTATCCTTCCAGCCCTAGAGGCTTTTCTCCTCTTGTGTCTAGGCAAGAGAGGCTTGCCTAAAGTCTCTCATTTGAAATGGGCTTAAACATCCCATTTTTGTTATATTAACATTGCTGCTGAATTCTCTCTTACTTAGGTTCAAGTATAAGCATTTAAGAGCACGCATTTTGCAGATGTTATTCCCTTAGGATTCTGCCTTCAGGAATGATAAAGTTAGAGAGAGCACAGCAACAGGGAAACTGGTGAGCAAAGGAGCTGTAGGCAGCACCCAGCTTCCCTTCCAAACTTCAGCTGAAGGGACATGTGCACCCTCCTCACTCAAGGATCCAGCAATGTTTTGGTCTGACAGTGCCAAAAAATGCAAACCTATTGAGTACTAAATCCACCTTCAGGGACAAGGGGCAGTGATCTGATCACTGTCTCAAAGGGAAGTGCATTCTCAGCCAAAACTGCCTGTTTCTTTGCTCTCCCTCCCAAATCAAGTCCTTAAGCCTAATAGAAAATGAGTTCTACAGTCagagaaataaacacaaagaaaaagaaacatgcaGAATAGAAATCAGCAAGAAGGATGactggttttttcccccctccccatcccctaCTCTGATACAGATTAGATTTTTAACACAACACTGAACCCCCTCCTCACTTCTTCTGCCATGAATAGTCCTACTTGCTGAACACACAGGCACCTTACCTGGGATGAATGTCCACAAGCAGCACCAGGGTCTGCATAGTGATCACATCAATCCGCTTACAGTGAAACCGTGCCACCTTCAGCACTTTTAGATATGTGAAACACAGGATTATAAGAGAGAGGAGGAAGCTGAGGGCATGAAAGACCCCAGTGAAAATCACAAACTGTGTCCTATCCTCTGGTCTCTTGTTGTACAGGGTGCAGGAGGCATAGAGGTGATGGAAACCCACCCAGGAGAGAGAAGCCGCCACTATCGGGAACGACACCGAGTGTAACCACGTGTAGCTCAGTATGAGAGCAGCATCTCTGTACCTCATTTTGGAGTGATAACTTAGAGGGAAGACCACAGCAATCCACCTGTCAATGCTCAAAGCTGCCATGCTCAACATGGAATTCGTGGTGAGAAAAGTCTCCAGGAAGCCCACAACGTGGCAGATCTGATCTCCTCCTGGTTGACTCTTGTAAATGATCCCAGCCAAGGTCAGGGGCATGCTCGAAACAGTCATCAACAGGTTGCAGAAGGTGAGGTTGAGGATGAACAATCCCGGGACCTGCTTGCGGATGTCGGCGCTGTACAGgaagcacagcagcaccagcacgttggccagcagggccacgagcatcagcaccaccaccacaaaaGCCAGGATCAGCTCCCAGATGCTCATGGTGCGTCCAGTCACAGGAGGGACATCTCCGAAACTGCGCCGCTCCGGCACCCGGGGAACATGGTGCGAGGGGCACCCGCCTCGCTGTCCTCGCCAGCCTGCTCGCTCCCTTGCATGCCCTCCGTATTTTGAGAGGAGCTGCAGTTTTCTCCTCCAACCTCCCCCTCCTCGCTGCTCCTTTCCACGTCAACGCTTTCCGAGACGTGCACAAAAGCACTGGGAATGCCCATCAAACTGCGAGGAGGGCTTAAAAAATATCAGCAGGACTGAACCACTGTCTCCATTCGGTCCATTTGAAGGAGAGCATGTTATGCTGAGAAACTGCTCTCCTGAGATCCCTAATTATCAGCCCCAAGCTTGCAAGCAATTCACCGAGTGAATTGTGTTCTTTCTCCCTtgctttctgcctctctctctctctttctctcccctcccGGTCTCCTCCAACCCTCACTCCCTTCCAGGCTGAATGTAACCTGCTTTTTATGATCACAGATAAAAACCCCATTAATGGATTAAAGCATGCACACTGCTGGTGATTCGCAAACGTGATTATGTCATCCCTGCTCCACAgcccctccccttctccttgcGACTGTGACTAGACTTTCCTCAAGAGAAATCCCATGCTCTCATTTAATTGAATTAGCCTTTAATTTGCAAACAGCCCTGTAACCAAATTCCTGCACTCCAGTGTGTTGCCTATATTTCTGCGCATCACTGGCAGTGTTGCTGCTTGCTCTCAGCTAGGGCTGaggctttcctttctcttcattaGCTGTGCTTAAAGAGATGGGAGGAAATGGATACATTCTGCTACTTCTCTGGACCTGTCATTAGGCAACCGGAGTAGTTTTACTGCTCTAGTCTAGCGTTTTGCAGTCCTGTGTTCCGAGCATGATTGCTTTCCTATCTCCTTGTAAAGCAGGGAAATCGAAGGCCAGACACCTCTGCCACATGCCCAGGGTCGTAGAGCAGGTGAGTGGCAGAGGCTGCACGGTGCGGCAGGTACCACTATTCAGCCAGGCTTTCTCCTCTTCCACGGTGTTTGCTTCCTCCTCATCAAGCCTCCctccctgtggggctgagcacCCTGTGCGATCAAAACCGAGTTGCAGCATGGCAAGGGAAATAGGAATGAGTCTGTATTGCACAAAATTAGGTGTTAAAATGAAGTTTGTTTTCAGGGGAAGAGCGGGAGCTGTTTCACCGTTGCCTTTCCTGTCTCTTTGAATCAGTTTTAACCGGGAATGCTGAGGGTTTGTGAGCAATCAGGACAGATCTTGCATGGAAGCAGCCTTAATCCCTGCACAATAAGGAGGCAAAAGATGCCCTGCAGCGCAGTTACTGGGGCTTGGTAAGTGCCTGTGCACGTGTGTGACAGCAGATTGCCCCTCTGTTCCCCTCTGTTCCCCGAGCCCTGCCAGAGCCGTGTGTCTCCACGTCCAGCAGCTGTTGCTGCAGCCACTCGGGATCAGGCTCAGGAGCTGTCACCCTGCACGCTGCCAGAGCTTTCCACGCTGTAGGAAAGACCCTTCTCTTccacttcagttttgttttgctttcttaaacCAGGCTTTAAAGGGCTAATAGAGTCATTAAAGGCAGCTTAGGCTCTCCAGGCAGAGGtcctacacacacacagacacatacacacagagagacactCAGCAGcgaaggagcagctcagggtgcAGAGCTCAGGTCTGTTTGTGAGCCCTGTGAGCTCCCTGTCTCCAGAACACAAGTGCCAGGTGGATGAGGAGCAGGTGTCTGCCTCTTTTCCTGAAACAGTGCTCAAAAGCCACTTAAAGTTCCATCCccggaagtgttcaaaaaagtgtggatatggcacttgaggacacAGTGGATGGATGTGGTGGTGGTACTGGTTTGATGGCTGGGCTTGATTATCTAAAAGGTCATTTCCTACCTCTATGATTCTGCAAGAAAAGCCTAAAGGTGACCCCTTTCTTTAAATAAGAGAAGTCCCCTTTTTCCTCCAGAGTTTCTTAGGGTGCTACCACCTTCCATATCAGCGTGGGAAACCCAAATTAAAGCAGTAAGTTTGACATATACTCCAGTACTTGGCCTAAATGAAGTGCTCCAAGTATTGTGCCTCACAGTTCAACAACtatttctattctattctattctagtctagtctagtctagtctagtctagtctagtctagtctgTTCCATTCCATACCGTTCcgttccattccattccattgtcaaactgttctgttttgtaCAAATttctcaagaaaagaaaatactgtaatCAATAAGGTTAAACACCCAGTGTTTACAGGGAAAATGCAACAACTAATGACTTAAATCTACAATCAATCTAGAGGTCTTTCCTAAcctttgtgattctatgatttaatgaaataacaataataatatcatcatcaacaacaacagcaataataatattaataacacTTTCTAGATTTCAGGAGAAATCTGGAGTGTTCTCTTGGTGACTGATTTGAGTCTCTGTATGTATTTACAACTCTGAAATCCCAATTAATTTACGTAAATGATTCCCCTGTTGGTAATCCCTGCAGTACAGGTTGTTTACTGGATGTTTTAGGGTTTATTTATCATGCATACCTaagggagcaggagggacccATCAAATAGCTTTGCTTTAAACAAATCAGGAGGGAGGAACGTGCTGTGCATATGTTGAGGgttaaccccagctggcagctaAGCACTGCACAGGCACTGGCTCTCCCTCCCTCAGGGGATGGAATCTTAGGAGAGAGTCAcggaattgtttaggttggaaaacacaTCTTAGACCATCGAGTCCAGGGAAGGTCTTTGAGCACTTGTATGAGTCGACTTTGGTCTGTCTTAAGCCcagtaaaatgcaaaattatggCAAGGTTGCTTAGTGGAGGGGGAAGCCACAGGTCTCTCTCCCTCTTGGGGCCTGGTTATCAGGTGTCATGGTGCAGGCAACCTCTACTGCCCAAAGATCATTTTACTTCTGCCCCTACTCTTCCTAGCCCCAAATAACCAGCATCACCCAGtggcagtgttcaaagccaAGCTGCAAAGGccctgagaaacctggtctagagggaggtgtcactgcccatggcaggaggggtggGACTAGATGGTCCataaggtctcttccaacccctTAACAGTCTGAATCTCTGACTCTTGCCTGGCTTCTTACTCTCCAACATGTGCTGTGTGCTCCACACAGGGAATGCTACACTGTGCACTGGGGCCAATTGGGGCCAGCCAGATGGTTTCTCATGGGTCACCACTTTGGGGAAGAGGGGACAGAAACCCTCCACTGCTTCACCACACGGCCCTTGTGCTCTGAGTGCCacaacagctccagcagctgctcaccAGAGCCCTCCTGGTGAATTATTCACGCTCGGGCTGTCACTGCTACTTTGCTTCATGGAATTAAAGAAACATCAGGTCTGGAGGCACATGGCTGATGCTTCTGGCACTTCTGCCTAATGCACGGATATTTAAGGACTCTTGGGGCAGCTGAGGAAATCAAATcaagccaggagcagcagaaaatCATGGGAACCTTTGAGTCAGGGATGTTTGTGGGTGGATGTGTGTGGAGGTGGAAGGCTCAGCTCTCCCTTTCCCAGGGCTGCTTTGGAGCCAGGTGAGAGCTTCTTTCCTGGAGGCCAATTAGTGGATGAGCAAGCTCAGTCACCTTGTGCCAGCAGGAGAGTCACTTGGTCTCTATGTGTTATTCCTGCAAATGCAAGAAGTTAAGTGATGTATTCCAGCATGGGGTTTGGTTCataatttacattttagaaTCACTGCATATCAACATCATCAGTGATGTAGATATTGAGTAACACTTTATCTTCATTTGGAGCTGTTTGAATAGCATTCTTTTAAGTGAGAGAGTGTGTGGATGGACCTGCTTTATTTGGTTTCCCTATAAAGGTAAAAGGATGGGCTCAAAAAAAGCTCACTATTAAGTTAACTCTTAAGTTCACAGCCatttctcacagaaaaaaattattaacaagAATAATTAactatattttaattcttttaattacatgggggttttttctgctttcttttgttcTAAACCTATTTTTAATCATCTCCTCTTTCTTAATAAGAGTAACTAATCTGAAAGTTAACCTCATTGAGAGATGGTGAAGaactaaagtaaaaaaaaacaaaatttcatCAGATTTAAATTAGAATTCAATTAAGATATCCATAATAATGCAGCCTGTAGAATGATTACTTTCAGAGagggaaattaaattttttccaTCAGCTCTTTCACCATTCATCTTCTTGCAGACACATCTGCAGAGGTTAGAATTATTCAGCACACCCCAATACCCTTTCTGACCCAAAGCCCTGAAGGTATTTCTAGAAAGGATGATTTCCAGAGTCCAGGAACTGTTAAAggattttcatagaatcatagatggTTTGTatgggaaaggaccttaaagaatattttgttccaactcccctgcactgggcagagaCTCCACCAGATCAGGTTACTCCAagctctgcccaacctggccttggacacttccagggatgagtgagccacaacttctctgggcaacctgtaccagTATCTCATCACCCTGACTATCTATTATGCCTCTTGCACCAGCTGAAGGAGAATTGCCTTTGCAAAACTGAGAAAGAGTAATTCATGCATTTGAAATCTACTTAGAGGATGCCAACATTAGCTGCAAGATGCAAAAGTGTTCTGGTGCTGTTCAAGTGAAAACACTTCAATCAGATGATGCCTGAATTTTAAGAGCTGTTATTGTTGCTCTGAATTTGCtctcatgtttttttcaaactgACATGTGTATACAAGGGGCTTCATGAGCACCCACAAGTGCTTCTCCCATGAGGAGACACGATGAGGACTCTATCATATATTGGGACTGCCTTCACAGGAGCTCAGCTGTCACAACTGACATTGATGACCTTTGGTTTCTCCAGGCTTCACATGAGGATGTGGTCCCTCAAAAAAGCAGAGCTGCCTTGTGAAGTGATGGAGTAACCCTGAGCTTTGCTTTGCCCAGGGAAGCTTGTACTtgaccaggctggatggggcttggagcaacctggggtaGTGGAAGGTGacaggggggttggaatgagatggtctttaaggtcaacccaaaccattctgtgattctattctgtgATACTTCAAAAGTGCCTGAGGAGATTTAGAGACTTGCATGCAAAGGGAGAAAGTGCTGTGTCTGGAAAGTCTCTCATTCAGGGAAAGTAATTAAGCTTTGGGATGACCTCTGGTGCACTGCTTGTAATGCCACTTAGGACGTGCCTCTCACTTTGGGATTGAAACTGTCATGGGAAAAGCACTGGATATTTGATATgtagaggaagaaggaagagtcACTAATTAAAAGCCCCCAAATATTCCTGACTGTCTGAAGACAGGTAAAACAAATTGATTCCCAGTTATTCTGGATGAAAGGCAGGACTGACTTTGCTAGATATTACATCTCACACTGGTCCTATAAGTGATATGTGACACCTGTCACATCTACACTGCTCTAGATAGAATTTGTTCACTTTACCCTGTAGCACTTTAAAATGTCAGAGCAGAACTCACTTTTGTCACACTTGCTCTTTTTAGATGTGTGGTATTTCAATTTCCTCTTGTTTTAAACTGGGCTGGCTCCCTCTCACTCAGCAAAGACGAAAATAGAGGCTTGAACAGAAGGCTTTTAAAATGATACATAGATGTCAGTGCCTGTTTCTATATTAAAAGTCAAGCAAGAGCATGCACTCTTGTACACTTCCCTTTAGCAATTAgcttggtattttattttttcatttcttctacTATAGCAATTTTAGGTGGATTTTCCTATCTGCTTCCTTGCATGAAATGTCCATCATTAAAATTGTTATCTAGTGACTGCAGCAAATGACTTTTGAAACTTGCTTGGGTTTGGTGTGTTTGGTTTTATGTAATTGAGCAGAGTATCATTTCTGCTCTTTCTAATAAGTTCTGCAGGGGAGGAGGTTGTTATACATATGGGGATAATCTAACCAAACATATCTGCTTTATTAATGAAGGATATTTGGATctttgctgcaggctgggcagaaGAGTTTGGgttcaaaaatacatttaatttccaTCATCATATGTATTTTTGCACCACTTGATTTTGTGTTGCCTCCCTTACTGTGCTGGAATGGTGGATTTCAGAGCACAACTCACTGTGTGTCACCTGCAAAGTCTCCACCTGATTGCTTAACTAATTTAAATGTGCTGGGAAGCTTATTAATGCTATTCCAGCTCAGGGAAGGCGACATTCAATTCATAGGTCTCTAAGAGACTAAGAGACTCATTGCAAAGCAGTCTATTAAAGGCTTAAGTTATGTCCCTGTAACAGCTCTTCTGGGTTTGTCATTCCCATGGATTTGTGATATATTGACAAGGTTTTATAAAGCTTCTTTTCATTGGAAGCTTTTCTACAGGTCCGCAAGCTTAAAGGACTTTGAAattctaattttaattattGATTTAACTGGCTTACCATGGTAATGAAGGAATTATGCAACTCCTTCTATACAACCAGCagccttttttaaaatacataggTTATTTCCAGGCCTGTAGCACTGCTAATGAGGTCTGGCATGCTCTTGCCATCAGTTTAGCTTTTTTTGCTTCAAATGTTATTAGAGTAAAGGGTTTTAGTCAGAACCTGCAAATCTAAGTCAACATTTTacaagaaaaatcacagaatggtttgggaggGAAGGG
Above is a window of Pithys albifrons albifrons isolate INPA30051 chromosome 9, PitAlb_v1, whole genome shotgun sequence DNA encoding:
- the GPR26 gene encoding G-protein coupled receptor 26 — its product is MSIWELILAFVVVVLMLVALLANVLVLLCFLYSADIRKQVPGLFILNLTFCNLLMTVSSMPLTLAGIIYKSQPGGDQICHVVGFLETFLTTNSMLSMAALSIDRWIAVVFPLSYHSKMRYRDAALILSYTWLHSVSFPIVAASLSWVGFHHLYASCTLYNKRPEDRTQFVIFTGVFHALSFLLSLIILCFTYLKVLKVARFHCKRIDVITMQTLVLLVDIHPSVRERCLEEQKRRRQRATKKISTFIGTFILCFAPYVITRLVELSSVVHINSHWGIISKCLAYSKAVSDPFVYSLLRHQYKKTWKDIINKILKRSSINSSALTSESHNRNISQLNE